The Populus alba chromosome 6, ASM523922v2, whole genome shotgun sequence genome contains a region encoding:
- the LOC118043774 gene encoding transmembrane 9 superfamily member 11 yields MDFFAHFKIWVLTLCLVFQSGYGFYLPGSYPHNYGIGDTLSVKVNSITSIETEIPFSYYSLPFCKPLEGVKDSAENLGEVLMGDRIENSPYKFKMHTNETDIFLCRTDPLSGDHFKLLKKRIDEMYQVNLILDNLPAIRYAKKESYFLRWTGYPLGIKVQDAYYVFNHLKFTVLVHKYEEANVARVMGTGDGSELIPTVGSGGSELPGYMVVGFEVVPCSVMHDAQSVKNLKPYEKYPSPIKCDPTTVAMLIKENEPIVFTYEVTFEESDIKWPSRWDAYLKMEGSKVHWFSILNSLMVITFLAGIVLVIFLRTVRRDLTRYEELDKEAQAQMNEELSGWKLVVGDVFRAPTNSGLLCVMVGDGVQILGMAVVTVMFAALGFMSPASRGTLIIGMLIFYMILGIAAGYVAVRLWRTIGCGDKKGWVSVSWKVACCFPGIAFLILTTLNFLLWGSHSTGAIPFSLFVVLIFMWFCISVPLTLVGGYFGAKAPHIEYPVRTNQIPREIPAQKYPSWLLVFGAGTLPFGTLFIELFFIMSSIWMGRVYYVFGFLLIVFILLVVVCAEVSLVLTYMHLCVEDWKWWWKSFFASGSVAIYIFLYSVNYLIFELKSLSGPVSEALYLGYSLLMALAIMFAMGSVGFLSSFWFVHYLFSSVKLD; encoded by the coding sequence ATGGACTTTTTTGCTCATTTTAAGATCTGGGTCTTGACCCTTTGTTTGGTTTTCCAATCTGGATATGGGTTTTACCTTCCTGGTAGTTACCCTCACAATTATGGCATTGGTGATACTTTATCAGTGAAAGTGAATTCAATCACTTCTATtgagactgagattccttttagCTATTATAGTTTGCCTTTCTGTAAGCCTTTAGAGGGTGTTAAAGATAGTGCTGAAAATCTTGGTGAGGTTCTTATGGGCGATAGGATTGAAAACTCACCTTATAAGTTTAAGATGCATACCAATGAGACCGATATCTTTCTGTGTCGAACCGATCCTTTGTCGGGTGATCACTTTAAGCTTCTAAAGAAGAGGATTGATGAGATGTATCAGGTTAACTTGATTCTTGATAATTTGCCTGCGATAAGGTATGCTAAGAAGGAGTCTTATTTTTTGAGGTGGACGGGATATCCACTGGGGATTAAGGTTCAGGATGCTTATTATGTGTTTAATCATTTGAAGTTTACTGTACTTGTTCATAAGTACGAGGAGGCCAATGTAGCACGTGTGATGGGAACTGGAGACGGGTCGGAATTGATTCCTACTGTTGGGAGTGGGGGATCAGAACTTCCTGGGTATATGGTTGTTGGTTTTGAGGTGGTTCCTTGTAGTGTCATGCATGATGCTCAGTCTGTTAAGAACTTGAAACCCTATGAGAAATACCCATCTCCTATTAAGTGTGATCCCACCACTGTGGCAATGCTGATTAAGGAGAATGAGCCAATTGTTTTCACTTATGAGGTTACATTTGAGGAGAGTGATATCAAGTGGCCATCGAGATGGGATGCTTATTTGAAGATGGAGGGGTCCAAGGTCCATTGGTTCTCTATCTTGAATTCTCTGATGGTGATCACTTTCCTTGCTGGTATTGTCCTGGTCATCTTCTTGAGGACTGTCAGGCGGGATCTGACCCGTTATGAGGAACTTGACAAGGAAGCTCAAGCACAGATGAATGAGGAGTTATCTGGGTGGAAGCTTGTTGTGGGCGATGTTTTCCGTGCTCCAACTAATTCTGGGCTATTGTGTGTTATGGTTGGAGATGGGGTACAGATTCTTGGGATGGCAGTTGTGACAGTAATGTTTGCTGCCCTTGGATTCATGTCTCCAGCTTCCCGTGGAACTCTGATTATAGGCATGCTAATTTTCTACATGATTCTTGGTATTGCAGCTGGCTATGTTGCAGTTCGCCTTTGGAGGACAATTGGCTGTGGTGATAAGAAGGGATGGGTTTCAGTTTCTTGGAAGGTTGCCTGCTGCTTCCCTGGCATTGCCTTTCTTATTTTAACcactttgaattttcttttatggggTAGCCATAGCACAGGTGCCATTCCATTCTCTTTGTTTGTTGTTCTGATTTTCATGTGGTTCTGCATCTCGGTTCCTCTTACCCTAGTTGGGGGCTACTTTGGGGCAAAGGCACCGCATATTGAATACCCTGTTCGAACCAACCAGATTCCTCGGGAAATCCCAGCTCAAAAATATCCATCTTGGCTATTGGTCTTTGGAGCTGGAACTCTTCCTTTTGGCACACTCTTCATTGAGCTCTTCTTTATCATGTCTAGTATCTGGATGGGTCGTGTTTACtatgtttttgggtttctcTTGATTGTTTTCATCCTTCTTGTGGTGGTTTGTGCTGAAGTATCTCTTGTCTTAACCTACATGCATCTCTGTGTGGAGGACTGGAAATGGTGGTGGAAATCCTTCTTTGCTTCGGGTTCAGTTGCTATCTACATTTTCCTGTACTCTGTAAACTATCTCATATTTGAGCTTAAGAGTTTGAGTGGCCCTGTCTCGGAAGCACTTTACCTTGGGTACTCCCTCTTGATGGCTTTGGCAATTATGTTTGCAATGGGCTCAGTTGGGTTCCTTTCATCTTTCTGGTTTGTGCACTACTTGTTCTCTTCAGTGAAGTTGGATTGA